The Pseudodesulfovibrio cashew genomic sequence GCCGAGCATGGCCAGCACGCCCAGGCCGGACAGGCCGACGATGCCCTTGATCAGCGGGGCGGACTGCTGCATGGCCACCATGGAGGCGGGCACGACCGCTTCGCCACCCCAGTCGCCGGGACCGGGATCGCCGAGGTAAAACATGTTGGGCTTGGTGTCGGTCTTGGCCGCCACCCGGGTCAGCCGCTCCTTGTTCTTGCGGTACAGGAGCCCGGCCTCGGAGTTCGGGTCGTTGATGTCGCCGAACACGCGGGCCTTGGTCGGGCAGGTGTCCACGCAGGCCGGGAGCAGCCCCTGAGCGCGGCGCTCGGGACAGTAGTTGCACTTGTCGGCCTTGCGCTTTTCCGCGTTGCGGAAGCGCGCGCCGTAGGGGCAGGCCGGGATGCAGTTGCCGCAACCGATGCACAGGGTCTCGTCGATGACGACCGCACCGGTCTCCGCGTCCTTGAAGGTCGCGCCCGTGGGACAGGCGCTCACGCAGGTAGGATTCTCGCAGTGCATGCACGCGCCGGGCTGGAAGCGCGCCTTGGACCGGGGCCGAACGCCCGCCGCCGGAGCCTCCCCGGCGGTCTTGATCCAGTTGCGCCACTGTCCTTCGGGAACATGGTTGGCCACCTTGCAGGCGGCCACGCAGGCCTTGCAGTCGATGCATTTGGCCGCATCGATGACCATCGCCAGTTGCTGTGCCATTACGCCACCTTCCTTGTTACGGAGACGAACGTGGTGTGCATGGACGCGTTGCCCGTGACCTCGTCGTAGTCGTCTTCCAGGAGTTCGTTGATGGACGCGCCGTTGCCGTGGGAGAGGTGCTGCATGGTCGACAGGGTGTTGTACCCGGAGAGCATGTACACCGTGTCGCCACGGATGTTGTCCGAGACCTCGGCCTTGAGTTCCTGGGTGCCCACGGCGCTGGAGACCTGAACAAGGTCGCCGTCGTTGATGCCGAGTTCGGCGGCCTTCTCCCTGTTCAGCCACAGGGTGTTGGTCGGATGGAACTCGTTCAGCAGGGAGTTGTTGGCCGTGGAGGTCTGGGTGACCGTGGCGTCACGCCCGATGATCAGCCTGAACTGGTTCTTGGGCGTCTTGGCCGGGGCCGTGTACTTGGGCAGCGGGTCGATGCCCATCTGCTCGTAGCGCTGGTTGTACAGCTCGACCTTCTTGGACAGGGTCTTGTAGACCTTGCCGTCGTAGATTCCGTAGACCTTGGACGGGTTGTAGTAGACGCCGTCACGGTCGAGAATCTCCTCGGCCCTGTTCAGCCCGGCCAGTTGCTTCTGCCGGTATTCGGGGATGGTGAAATCGAAGTATTCACCCAGCTCCATGCGGTTGGCCAGCCCCTTCATGATGTCGAAGCAGGACCGGGACTCGTACAGAGGATCGATGACCGGGTCGCGCTTGATGACACAGGCGCAGGCGCTGGAGCCCTGAAGACCGGAGCAGGGATCGTACCGTTCCAGATAGGACTGGGAGGGCAGGACCAGGTCAGCAAACCAGGCCGTGTCGGACATGGCGATGTCCACCACCGTGACGAAGTCCATCTTGTTCATCATCTCGATGGTCTTCTTCCGGTTGGGCGCGGTGCCCATGGGGTTGGTCTTGTAGACCAGCCAGCCCCGGATCTCGTACGGATCGTCGGCCAGGATGGCGTCGCGGGTGATCAGGAACGAGCCCTCGTGCTCGAACATCATGGGCACCTTGCCCTCGTCGATGCGCTCGTAGTGGTTGTCGTCGTACCAGGGTGCGTCATAGGGCACGCCCTTGAGGCCCACCTGGCGGGCTGCCAGCAGGCCGCCGGGCTTGTCCCAGTTGCCGAGCAGGCCGTTGACTATGGCAAAGGCCCGCCTGATCTGGGTGGAGTCCTCGTAGTCGGAGCTGCGGCGGCCGGGGTAGACCATGGAAGCCGGGGCTGCGGCCGCCAGCTCGCGCGCCATGCGGGAGATGGCCTCAACCGGGATGCCGCACTCCTCGGCGGCAAAGCCGGGGGTGTACTGCTTCACGTGCTCGGCGAGCTGCTCGATGCCGTAGGTCTTTTCCTCGATCCACTGGGGATCGTAAAGCTTTTCCGTGATGATGACGTGGGCCAGGGCGAGCATGAGGGCCATGTCCGTGCCGGGCCGGATGGGATACCACTCGTCGGACAGGGCCGCGGTCTTGGTGTAGCGCGGGTCCAGGGTGACCAGCTTGCAGCCGTGCTCGCGCATGGCGGTCATCAGGTCCATGGAGTCCGGGGTGACCAGGGCCTCGAACCGGTTGGCGCCGCTCATGAGCACGTACTTGGAGTTGAGCACGTCCGCATAGGGAACCTCACCGAAGGTGTCCAGGAAGGCGCGGTTGTTGGAGACCAGGCACAGGGACTCGTGGGAAGTGACGTTGAACGAGCCGTAGACCTCGGCCAGCCTGCCCACGAACTTGGAGTGCAGGTCGGTGCCAGCGGAGAACAGGTGCCCGCAGGGCAGGTACTTCTTGCGCACCTCGAGCATCTTCTCGGCGGCCATGTCCAGGGCCTCGTCCCAGGGGATGCGCTGCCACTTGCCTTCGCCGCGTTCACCCTTGCGCAGCAGGGGGTACTTGAGGCGGTCCGGGTCGTAGACCTGGCGGATGCCGGCGTTGCCCCTGGCGCAGAGCATACTGCGCGACTTGAGGAATTTAGGGTTCGGGTCCAGCTTGGTCACCACGCCGTCCTCAACCCGCGCGATGAGTCCGCACTTGTTGAAGCACATGTCGCAGGCCGAGAACTTGGAGTCCCAGGGCTTGACCGCGGGCGCGGCGGCGCTGGCCTTGCGCAGGCCGCCCAGGACCGAGGCGCCGCCCACGGCGCCCGCCGCGAATAGGCCGGAGGCCTTGAAAAAGTCGCGGCGTGAAACTTTATGATTGGATTCTGACATATGGATCCGCCTTTCTCCCTTGCAGCGTCGGGATTGTCAGGTGGAGGCCGTCCGTTCGGATCACCCGGACGGACGGCCCGGAATGGCGATGGGAAACCGCCTTCGCAACCAGGCGGCTCCCTGCTTTACCTCGTATTAGCTGCACTTGGCCGGGGACGGAGAGTCCGAGGCGTAGTCGTGCAGGTAGGTGAAGATGTCGTTGAGGTCCTTGTCGGAAATGGTCCAGTCGCCCGAACACTTGATCTTGGCCTTGTCGGCGAAGGTGGCGTTCCATTGGGCCTGGGTCTTGGAGGCGGGGCTCAGGTCGGAAGCCTCGCTGCCGTTGTGACAGGATCGGCAGTTCTTGCGGTACAGGAACTTGCCCTTGCGGGCGTTACCGCCACCCATGGCAAAGGCCATGGAGACGGCGAAAAGAGTGATCAGCGCGCTGGCAGCGATCAGGGTAAGTTTGCGGGACATGGTTTCCTCCATTGTCGGTTTATTTTGGGAACACAGCGATCCATGCTCGTGTTCTTATATGCCCTTGGCGATTTCCGCCATTATAACCTCTACCCGGTATGGGAACCTCTTTCCTTCCATATACCCATAGGGGGTATAGGTGTCAAGACTGGAATAGAAAAATATAATGTCGGCGCGGCAGGGCATAGAAGATGCTAATCAAGTAGAAAATACAGCGTATTAGCTCGCAACAAAGCACCTGCCATCAGCATGGCAGCAAAAGAAAAGAGAATACCCTACCTGGGTATAAGTTACCAAAGGCGGTCGGCGAAGGCGCGGTGCAGGCCGTGGGAACGGATGAGTCTGACGGTCTTTTCGATGTCGTAGGACACGAAGCGCAGGGTCAGGATGCGGCTGTCCGTGTCGAAGAGGGCGTATTTGGCGCGGGGGTCACCGTCGCGGGGCTGGCCCACCGCCCCTACATTGAGGAGGTGGCGCAGGCCGGGGTCGAGGAGCGTCTCTCCCTCGGGCAGGGCAAGCTTTGCCGAGGCCTGGCCGTCTTTGGAGGTGAAGCGCATCAGGTCATGGGTGTGGCCCACGAAGCATACCCCCTCCTGGTAGCGGCTGAAGACCTCGTCCATGCTCTCCTCGTAATTCCATATATACTCGTTGACCGAGTCGGGCGGGGTGCCGTGCACGAACCGGCAGTCGTGGGCCGTCGCGCTCTTGGGGTGGGAGACCAGCCACTGGTAGGTTTCCTCGCTGATCATCTCGCGGGTGCGCCGCAACGCGTCACGCGCAGGCTGGTTGAAGCGCGTCAGGTTGTGAATGTTGATCAGCCCCTGCTCGTGGTTGCCCTGGAGGATGACCATCTCCCGCGTGCGCAGCAGGTCGCAACACTCCTGCGGCTGCGGACCATAGCCGACCACGTCGCCAAGGCAGTAGATCTCGTCCGGACCTTGGGCGTCGATGTCGACGAGAACGCTTTGCAACGCCTCGAAATTGGAGTGGATGTCCGAGAGGATGGCGAGTTTGGTCATGGTTGTGAGGGTATACTCTCGCTTGGCGCAGGGCAAGGAGAGGGGGTACATCTCTTCGCAGAGAGCCAGCGTTGGGGCCTGCGGCCCCTCGCTTCCAGAATCGCGCTTGCAGCGCGCGAGAGCCGGGTTTGGGAGCTACGCTCCCAAAAGCCCTCCATGCCCTCCCGGCGGGGTCCATTTCTTTTGCTGCGCCAAAAGAAATAGACGAAAGAAAAGGCGCTTGGAGAGGCATCCCCGCCCCGGTGCTCTCGGGCGAGAATCTCATCCAACCCGGTCGGCTCCGGACTTCGTTGAGTGGAACGCTCTGCCAACTTTACCATTCGCAGGCCGTCCCACGCCGTGCGTATCGCGGCCAAAGAGCCGCCGCCCGCGTTGGTGAGCTTCTAGGCCCGGGAGCAAGGGGCTGACTGCGGACCTCCGAAGAAGAAGTCGAAGCGCCGGATTGCTTCTTGCTGAATCGTACAGAAGTACTTGCTCGGCCTGATGGGAAAAGTTGTCTTAATTAAGCAGCTTGGTGCTGGCTCTACATGGCGGACAAAGGCCTGTTGCCTCATCCGGTAAGCTACCAATCACCCCGGCAGCGACCGGTCATCGAGCTCGGGGCTTAGAGCCGCTTTTACACGGCGAAAGCGCAGCCCGAAGCGCGCCTGCCCGCAGGCTTTCGCATTTCGGGCAGCGGAAGCCGTGTTAGCGGCTCTTGGCCCTGAGATCGCGCTGCAGCACAAAAAGCGCGTTTTTTGCTTACTTTTGGACGCGCCAGCCCAAAAGTAAGTCGGCCCGGAAGGGCCGAAACCCTTCCTACGTCAATCGCCGCCTGAAAGGCGACTTCCTTTATCTTTTCAAGCCGCGCCGCACGGCATCACACAAAAAAAAGCCGCCGCACCAATCGGTGCGGCGGCTGACTCTCATATTGAATCCGACCCTACAATACATCCCAGCTCGCGCCGAGGGCAGTATCCTTCACCTCAACCCCCATGGCTGTCATGGCGTTGCGGATATCGTCGGCCTTCTGGAAGTCCTTGGCCTTGCGGGCCTCCTGGCGGGCGACAAGGAATCCCTCCACCGTGGCCGGGTCGATGCCCGCCCTGGCGGCGCGGTTGTCGCGCAGCTCGGTCAGGAACTCGACGGGCTCACGCTCGAAGATGCCGAGGATGGCGCCCCACTGCTTCATGTCTTCCTGGATGCGGACAAAGAGATCGCGGCCGCCTTCGGACTTGCGCAGGTTCTTGTCCTCCGCCACGCGCCCGGCCAGGCGCATTGCGGAAAAGACGTGCCCCAGGGCCCCGGCGGTGTTCATGTCGTCCTCCATGGCCTCGTCGAAATGCTTCTCGATCTCGTCCAGCTCGGCGGTCAACTCCTCGGGGAACGGGGATTTCTTCCACTTGGTCTTTTCCAGTTCCAGCCCGATCTGGCCCAGGGCGGAGTAGACGCGCTTGATGCCCTTTTCCGCTTCCTCCAGGGCCTCGAAGGAGAAGTCCAGGGGCGAACGGTAGTGCATGGTCAACAGGAAATAGCGCAGGGTTTCGGGCAGGAACTTGTCCAGGATGTCCCGGATGGTGAAGAAGTTGCCCAGGGACTTGGACATCTTTTCGGAGTTGATCTGCACGAACCCGTTGTGCACCCAGAAGTTGGCGAAGGGCTTGCCCGTGGCCGCCTCGGACTGGGCGATTTCGTTTTCATGGTGGGGGAAAGAGAGGTCCTGACCGCCGCCGTGGATGTCCAGGGGCAGGGGAGCGTACTTCTCGCTCATGGCCGAGCACTCCAGGTGCCAGCCGGGACGGCCCTGGCCCCAGGGGGATTCCCAGGACGGCTCGCCGGGCTTGGCCGCCTTCCAAAGGGTGAAGTCCAGCGGGTCTTCCTTTTCCTCGCCGGGAGCGATGCGCGCGCCGGACTCCAGTTCGTCGATATTGCGGCCCGACAACTTGCCGTAGCCGTCAAAGGAACGGACCCGGAAATAGACGTCGCCGGACGGGGCGGCGTAGGCGTGTCCCCTTTCGATGAGCAGCTCGGTGAGCTTGATCATCTCGGGAATATGCTCGGTGCACTTGGGCTCCACGTCCGGCCGTTCAATGGCCAGGCGGTCCATGTCCACGTAGAATTCATTGATGAACTTCTCGGCGATGGCCCCGGCCTCGCTGCCCACCTCGTTGGCGCGCTTGATGATCTTGTCATCGATGTCCGTAAAGTTGCGGATGAAGGTGACGTCGTACCCCTTGTATTTGAGGTAACGGTAGAGCACGTCGAAGACCACGCTGGAGCGGGCGTGGCCGATATGGCAGAAGTCGTAGGCGGTGATCCCACAGACGTACATGCTGACCTTGTTGCCGTTGAGGGGCGTGAATTCCTGTTTCTTTCGGGCAAGGGTGTTGTACAGTCTCATCGCTAAGCTCCAATCATACTAATTTGAAATTATTGTCTATTAATTACTTGCCGTTGTCTTGTCGGCGACCACGGTGACCCGCAGCAGCCTGAGATTCTCATAGAGGTCCCTGCCCATGAACAGATAGAGGCAGGGAACCGGCTCGACCGGAGCCGCCGTGACGGTCAGCGTACCGGGATCACTGACGAACTGGCTCAGGCCACGCAGGGCCTCGGCGGCCACCGCGTTGTCTTCCCCGGCGGCATAGTCGGCCATGGCCGTCAGTTCGTTCCTGGCCTGCAGCCGTGCGCCGCTCCTGCTCATTCCCAAGCGGTTCGCGGCCCGTTCGAAGAGCTTGTCCATGAATGACCCGTTGGCGACGGTGAGGCGCAGATCCTTCAGGCTCAACCCGAGGAGTTTTTCCACACGGAGCGCGTCAAGGTCAAGCTGCGTGAACGAACCCGAGAGTGCCGCCTCTCCCGCATCCCCAGCGTCGAAGGCCAGGGATTTTATGGTCAGGCTCCGACTTTTCGGGTCATAGGCGTAGTCCACAAAGAGGTCGCCCTTGATTGGCTCGGCCAAAGAAAGCCCGGGGAGGTCCGCGTCGCCTGGCCGGATGACCAACCCTTTGGCCCTGGCGGTGACAAAGTGGGGCGTCCTGTGCTTTCGGTCATAGGCGGTGACCACGACCTCATCTGCCCTGAGCCGCTGCCCCGAAGGCAGCACCGCGTTCGCGTTGGTCAGGGTCACGGTGTGGTCGGCCAATCCCACGTCGAGGCCGTCGTAGGCCAGGGTAAGCCCGTCCACGTCGGACACGGCCTCGTCCAGCCCCTTGCGCACCTCGCCGTTCACGAACCAGACCAGTCCGCCGTAGCAGAGCGCAACGAAAATCGCAAAGGAAAGAAGAAACTTGGAAAGGCGGCTCATGGTGCTACAGTTCCCTCAAGGCGGTCACGGCGGCCACGGCCTTGATGCCCTTTTTCTCGCCGGTGAAGCCGAGTTTTTCCTCGGTGGTCGCCTTGAAGTTGACCTGGTGCGGGTCCAGGCCGAGCAACCGGCGCACGTTGGCCGCGATCTGGGCCGCATGGGGGGCCAGCCTGGGAACCTGAGCAATGACGGTCAGGTCCGCGTGCACCACGCGCACGCCCGCTTCCCCGGCCATGGCCAGGACTTCCTTGAGGAAGACGCCGCTGTTCGCGCCGGAAAATTGTTCGTCCGTGTCCGGGAAGTGGGTGCCGATGTCGCCGCCGCCGAATGTGCCGAGCACGGCGTCGGTCAGGGCATGAAGCAAGACGTCGCCATCCGAATGAGCCACGATGGTCTGTTTACCGGGAATGGGAACCCCGCCGAGCACCAGCGGGCGGTCGTTCTCGCCGCCGAAGCGATGGACGTCGTAGCCCCAACCCACGCAAGGGACCGTGACCCGCTCCTCTTCCAGACGGGCCAGATCCTCGGGCGTGGTGATCTTCACGTTGCCCCGTTCGCCCTCGATGGCCCGTACCTCGGCCAGCCGTTCAACCATGCTCGCGTCGTCCGTGACTTCCCAGCCTTCGGCCTCGGCCCGTTCATGGGCCTCCAGCAGCAACGCGGTCTCAAAGGCCTGGGGCGTCTGCACGCCGCGCAGGACCGCACGGTCCAGGGTCTCGGCAACGGTGTCGCCGTCCACACGCTTGATGGTGTCGGTTACCTCCACCGCCGGAATCACGCCGCGCGCGCCCTCATTCAGGGCGTCGATGAGCCGGGAGATCATCCCGGCCGAAACAAAGGGTCTGGCGCTGTCATGAACCAGCACGCCGCCACATGCCCGGGGCAATGCCCCGAGGCCGTTGCGCACGGAGTCCTGCCGCCGCTCGCCTCCGGCGCAGACGCGCCACTCCACTCCGAGGTCCTCGACCTTGAAAAAGTGGCGCACCTCTTTTTCCATGGCCTTGGCGTCGTCGGGCGGAAACACGAAGACCAGCCCCTTGACCCCGGCCACGCGGGAAAAGGTCCGGGCCGAATGCCAGAAGAGGGGGGCGCCCTTGTACTCCAGGTACTGCTTGCGCACCCCGCCCGAGGCCTCGGCCAACCGGGTGCCGGACCCGGCGGCGAGGATGATGCCCCATATATCGTTCAACGGTCGGTCCATGTATCGTTCTCTCTATTGTGCCTGCCGCCCCTGTTGCGCGGCCCGGCTGAAACGGGGATTGCCCCGCTCGATTTCAACCCTGGATGGCGGCTGCGCTCAAACCGAACTGGCTGGTCTCCTGCGCCGTAACGTAATCCGCCGTGCCACCTGCGTCTTCCAGTCAAAATCAGGAAGCTTCCCAGCCTTCTTCATTCTTCTCCCTCTCCGCTACCAGCCCGAAGCAAGGTTGCGCAGAAGGGGTCAGCCGCCAGGCGGACGGGTTCGCCTTTCCCGCAGGCGTATCCCAATACGCCAAGGACTCCGGCGATAACCGCCGCAATCCGGGAAGCTGCCCAACCTTCTTTTTCCTCCCTTCCCGCTATCAGCCCGAAGGGAGGTTGCGCAGAAGGTGTCAGCCGCTAGGCGGTCGGGTTCGCCTTTCCCGCAGGCGTATCCAAATACGCCGAGGACAAAGGCAACCCGCTCAACGACGCGGATGGCGCCTTATGCGCCACCGGCGTATGAAAAACAGGAGTTGGCCGTAAGCCGGGTCTTGTTCCCCTTGCGGGGCGACTGTCATTCATCTGGGACGGCTGTTACCAGACGCCTCTAGCAACCTACCCGATAGCTCGGCCGGGCCGGCCTACCACGCTACCCTATTTGGTCTTGCTCCGGACGGAGTTCACCTGGCCTGCCGCGTCGCCGCGACAGCCGGTGGGCTCTTACCCCACCCTTTCACCCTTACCGCCGGGCCGAAGCCCGGAGGCGGTCTACTCTCTGTTGCACTTGACGGGGATCGCTCCCCCTGGGCGTTACCCAGCGTCCTGCCCTACGGAGCCCGGACTTTCCTCGACAGCGGATGCTGCCGCGACAGTCTGGCCAACTCCTAAATATTTTCCTGTGTGCCCCGGCTTGCGATCGCGGCGCATCCGCTGCGTTGCCGAGCGCGGTTTGATGCTCGACGTAGCCGGGCTACGCCTGCGCTCAAACCGGGCTCGTCTCCTTGCGG encodes the following:
- a CDS encoding 4Fe-4S dicluster domain-containing protein, with amino-acid sequence MAQQLAMVIDAAKCIDCKACVAACKVANHVPEGQWRNWIKTAGEAPAAGVRPRSKARFQPGACMHCENPTCVSACPTGATFKDAETGAVVIDETLCIGCGNCIPACPYGARFRNAEKRKADKCNYCPERRAQGLLPACVDTCPTKARVFGDINDPNSEAGLLYRKNKERLTRVAAKTDTKPNMFYLGDPGPGDWGGEAVVPASMVAMQQSAPLIKGIVGLSGLGVLAMLGRQLFAGSDDSHKEDSDA
- a CDS encoding molybdopterin-dependent oxidoreductase, coding for MSESNHKVSRRDFFKASGLFAAGAVGGASVLGGLRKASAAAPAVKPWDSKFSACDMCFNKCGLIARVEDGVVTKLDPNPKFLKSRSMLCARGNAGIRQVYDPDRLKYPLLRKGERGEGKWQRIPWDEALDMAAEKMLEVRKKYLPCGHLFSAGTDLHSKFVGRLAEVYGSFNVTSHESLCLVSNNRAFLDTFGEVPYADVLNSKYVLMSGANRFEALVTPDSMDLMTAMREHGCKLVTLDPRYTKTAALSDEWYPIRPGTDMALMLALAHVIITEKLYDPQWIEEKTYGIEQLAEHVKQYTPGFAAEECGIPVEAISRMARELAAAAPASMVYPGRRSSDYEDSTQIRRAFAIVNGLLGNWDKPGGLLAARQVGLKGVPYDAPWYDDNHYERIDEGKVPMMFEHEGSFLITRDAILADDPYEIRGWLVYKTNPMGTAPNRKKTIEMMNKMDFVTVVDIAMSDTAWFADLVLPSQSYLERYDPCSGLQGSSACACVIKRDPVIDPLYESRSCFDIMKGLANRMELGEYFDFTIPEYRQKQLAGLNRAEEILDRDGVYYNPSKVYGIYDGKVYKTLSKKVELYNQRYEQMGIDPLPKYTAPAKTPKNQFRLIIGRDATVTQTSTANNSLLNEFHPTNTLWLNREKAAELGINDGDLVQVSSAVGTQELKAEVSDNIRGDTVYMLSGYNTLSTMQHLSHGNGASINELLEDDYDEVTGNASMHTTFVSVTRKVA
- a CDS encoding c-type cytochrome, encoding MSRKLTLIAASALITLFAVSMAFAMGGGNARKGKFLYRKNCRSCHNGSEASDLSPASKTQAQWNATFADKAKIKCSGDWTISDKDLNDIFTYLHDYASDSPSPAKCS
- a CDS encoding metallophosphoesterase family protein; the encoded protein is MTKLAILSDIHSNFEALQSVLVDIDAQGPDEIYCLGDVVGYGPQPQECCDLLRTREMVILQGNHEQGLINIHNLTRFNQPARDALRRTREMISEETYQWLVSHPKSATAHDCRFVHGTPPDSVNEYIWNYEESMDEVFSRYQEGVCFVGHTHDLMRFTSKDGQASAKLALPEGETLLDPGLRHLLNVGAVGQPRDGDPRAKYALFDTDSRILTLRFVSYDIEKTVRLIRSHGLHRAFADRLW
- the cysS gene encoding cysteine--tRNA ligase — encoded protein: MRLYNTLARKKQEFTPLNGNKVSMYVCGITAYDFCHIGHARSSVVFDVLYRYLKYKGYDVTFIRNFTDIDDKIIKRANEVGSEAGAIAEKFINEFYVDMDRLAIERPDVEPKCTEHIPEMIKLTELLIERGHAYAAPSGDVYFRVRSFDGYGKLSGRNIDELESGARIAPGEEKEDPLDFTLWKAAKPGEPSWESPWGQGRPGWHLECSAMSEKYAPLPLDIHGGGQDLSFPHHENEIAQSEAATGKPFANFWVHNGFVQINSEKMSKSLGNFFTIRDILDKFLPETLRYFLLTMHYRSPLDFSFEALEEAEKGIKRVYSALGQIGLELEKTKWKKSPFPEELTAELDEIEKHFDEAMEDDMNTAGALGHVFSAMRLAGRVAEDKNLRKSEGGRDLFVRIQEDMKQWGAILGIFEREPVEFLTELRDNRAARAGIDPATVEGFLVARQEARKAKDFQKADDIRNAMTAMGVEVKDTALGASWDVL
- the ispD gene encoding 2-C-methyl-D-erythritol 4-phosphate cytidylyltransferase — its product is MDRPLNDIWGIILAAGSGTRLAEASGGVRKQYLEYKGAPLFWHSARTFSRVAGVKGLVFVFPPDDAKAMEKEVRHFFKVEDLGVEWRVCAGGERRQDSVRNGLGALPRACGGVLVHDSARPFVSAGMISRLIDALNEGARGVIPAVEVTDTIKRVDGDTVAETLDRAVLRGVQTPQAFETALLLEAHERAEAEGWEVTDDASMVERLAEVRAIEGERGNVKITTPEDLARLEEERVTVPCVGWGYDVHRFGGENDRPLVLGGVPIPGKQTIVAHSDGDVLLHALTDAVLGTFGGGDIGTHFPDTDEQFSGANSGVFLKEVLAMAGEAGVRVVHADLTVIAQVPRLAPHAAQIAANVRRLLGLDPHQVNFKATTEEKLGFTGEKKGIKAVAAVTALREL